A single Corticium candelabrum chromosome 16, ooCorCand1.1, whole genome shotgun sequence DNA region contains:
- the LOC134192250 gene encoding ubiquitin-conjugating enzyme E2-17 kDa, with amino-acid sequence MALKRINKELQDLGRDPPANCSAGPIGDDLFHWQATIMGPPDSPYQGGVFFLTIHFPTDYPFKPPKVAFTTRIYHPNINSNGSICLDILRSQWSPALTVSKVLLSICSLLTDPNPDDPLVPEIAKLYKTDRSKYNETAKEWTSKYAM; translated from the coding sequence ATGGCACTGAAAAGGATCAACAAGGAGCTACAAGACTTGGGCAGGGATCCTCCAGCTAACTGTTCGGCGGGACCCATTGGGGATGACTTGTTTCATTGGCAAGCGACCATCATGGGCCCCCCAGATTCGCCATATCAAGGAGGTGTGTTTTTCCTCACCATCCACTTTCCAACAGACTATCCCTTCAAGCCACCCAAAGTAGCGTTCACAACTCGTATCTATCATCCGAATATAAACAGTAACGGCAGCATATGTTTGGACATTCTTCGATCACAGTGGAGTCCAGCACTCACTGTATCCAAAGTTCTCTTATCCATCTGTTCTCTTCTCACCGATCCCAATCCAGATGACCCTCTTGTACCAGAGATTGCCAAGTTATACAAAACTGACCGTTCAAAGTATAACGAAACGGCCAAGGAGTGGACCTCAAAGTATGCAATGTGA